The Coriobacteriia bacterium genome includes a window with the following:
- the trxA gene encoding thioredoxin has protein sequence MSNAIDVTVADWESVVASSPVPVVVDFWAPWCGPCRMVGPELDKLAERVGDGVKFVKVNIDENQELAVRYGVMSIPTIAKFVGGTMAAQVVGARGADALGRDLGIEA, from the coding sequence ATGAGCAATGCTATCGACGTCACTGTGGCCGATTGGGAGTCAGTGGTCGCTTCGTCTCCCGTACCGGTTGTCGTTGACTTCTGGGCTCCGTGGTGCGGCCCGTGCCGCATGGTCGGTCCCGAGCTCGACAAGTTGGCAGAGCGTGTTGGTGATGGTGTGAAGTTCGTCAAGGTCAACATCGACGAGAACCAGGAACTGGCGGTTCGGTACGGCGTCATGAGCATCCCAACCATCGCTAAGTTCGTTGGCGGCACGATGGCCGCTCAGGTCGTCGGTGCTCGCGGGGCAGACGCGCTCGGTCGCGATCTCGGCATCGAGGCCTAG
- a CDS encoding metal-sensitive transcriptional regulator yields the protein MSDITASGLPNESERKRLLNRLRRLEGQIRGLQSMIESDKDCEAVLTQIMAAKSALNQVGMLIIGHSMKTCLISDEAATKDEVIDEAIAVFLKYSSCVK from the coding sequence ATGAGTGACATCACCGCCTCAGGGCTTCCGAACGAGTCGGAGCGCAAGCGCCTCCTCAACCGACTACGCAGACTTGAGGGACAGATTCGTGGGCTCCAGTCGATGATCGAGTCCGACAAGGACTGTGAAGCGGTGCTCACTCAGATCATGGCCGCTAAGTCGGCCTTGAATCAGGTCGGCATGCTCATTATCGGTCACTCGATGAAGACGTGCCTCATCAGCGACGAGGCCGCGACCAAAGACGAGGTCATCGACGAGGCAATAGCTGTGTTCCTGAAGTACTCCAGCTGCGTCAAGTAG